In Acidimicrobiales bacterium, the following are encoded in one genomic region:
- a CDS encoding PPOX class F420-dependent oxidoreductase, whose amino-acid sequence MSIIPASHSDLFDLPAVWHVATIGPSGEPHVSPVWADFDGTHIRFPHLEGRQKWRNLRADDRIALSATDPDSNERYLEVRGRVVGIEHAGAMELLDAQSQKYRGDDFPREDAQPLDKRISVVVEPLHCTTMG is encoded by the coding sequence ATGTCCATAATTCCCGCGAGCCACTCAGACCTGTTTGACCTGCCCGCCGTTTGGCATGTGGCAACCATCGGGCCGTCTGGCGAACCTCACGTTTCCCCCGTGTGGGCCGACTTCGATGGCACCCACATTCGCTTTCCGCACCTGGAGGGCCGCCAGAAGTGGCGGAACCTCCGAGCTGACGATCGAATCGCCCTGTCGGCCACGGACCCTGATTCCAACGAGCGGTACCTCGAGGTACGCGGCCGGGTTGTCGGCATCGAGCACGCGGGGGCCATGGAACTGCTGGACGCGCAATCCCAGAAGTACCGGGGCGACGACTTCCCACGGGAGGACGCCCAGCCCCTAGACAAGCGGATCAGTGTGGTGGTGGAGCCCCTCCACTGCACGACCATGGGCTGA